DNA from Candidatus Saccharimonadales bacterium:
TTTTACATAATAACAGCAACTTTGCAAACCTGCGAGCTTTAACTTCTGTGCTAAGATATAAAATATGAATTTATCGCAAAACCTTCGCGGCCATTGGAAAAAAAATACCTTTTTGCGCAACAATATTATTGTTTTTTTTGGTTCCATTTTAACCTCAGCCTTTAGCTACTTCTATTATCCGATCATGGCGCGCATGCTCTCGATCGAAGAATTTGGCGAGATTCAAACTCTTGTCTCGCTTCTTACTCAGGCTTCGTTAATTTTCGGCGCCATCAATATTGTGTCAGTCGTCTTGATCGCAAGTAGTAAACGCAACAAGCACGGCGAGCGTTTTATTTTTGAGCTGCAAAAACTTACGCTTTATATTGCGATTGGGGTTAGTCTGACTGTGGCAATTTGTTCTATGTGGGTCACAAATTTCTTTCACTTCCCGTCAGTTTGGCCGCTCTTAATTACGCTTGCGGCCTTTATAGCTGGAGTGCCGGTGGTTTTTTGGAATTCATATTTGCAGGCAAGGCAAAATTTTACCGCCATGAACGCATTTGGCTTGGTTGGTGCGGCAGGTAAATTGATCTTAGCTGTTTTTTTGGTTTTCCTTGGTTGGGGGGCGATTGGTGCGGCCTTGGCAGTGCTTTTAGGCCAGTTTGCGGCGTTAACTTTTGCCCGAATGCGGTACGATGTGCCACGGTTAACGGAGCTGTTTAAGGAGCGCCTACCAAACTGGAAAGTCTTAAAAGTGGAACTCAGATATACCGCTATGGTAATTGTAGTGAGCTTAAGTATAACCTTACTTTATTCCGGTGATATTTTGCTGGTTAAGCACTATCAAAGTCCCGAAGAAGCTGGAGCATATGCTGGAATTGCCTCCATCGCTCGAATTATCTTCTTTTTGACTCTGCCATTTGCAACTGTACTTTTGCCTGCCGTTCATAGCGAATGGAAACAACGCGAAAAAACCTTAAAGCGATCGTTTACTTTAGTTATTGGGCTTGGCGCGTTCGTTGCGGTGGTCTTTTGGGCGTTTGCACCACAAATCGTAAGCCTAATGGTTGGATCGCGCTACATTGATTACGCCTATCTCTTACCTGAACTTTCGCTTGCTATTTTACTTATGTCGATCGCTAACATACTATTTTATTACATGCTTTCGATTCGCAGTATTGCGAGTTTGTTCATATCGGTTATTGGAGTGGTGACTTTTTTTGGTCTTTCGACATTCAACCACTCTACTAGCGAGCAAATTGTCATAAACATGATCGGCTCGAGTATAGTTACGGTGACGCTGCTTGTTGTGACATTGAGTGTATGGCCGCGCGTGAGCCGAGTGCTTACGAGCAAAATTAATCTGGAAACCAAGGAGTAATATGAAATCCCGAAAAATCAATGAATCAACTTTTACTATAGTTTCTAACGGATACGCTGATGGACCTGCCCAGGCTCTACGTGATTACTTAATAAAACACAAAGCAAAACGTGTTACTACAATCGCTCACCCGCTTGTACCAGAGGGCGACAACTTACATATCATTACCGAATATGCTAACGGCAAAAAGACTGAAAAATCTTATCGACTACCCCACAAGCCGCCTTTTACGTATCCGTTTGATCTTGTAGTTCCGGCTATTCCCAAAAAAACCACAGTTTGGTTTGGCTTTAATAACTTGGCAGTTCTGCGCGGTTTAGAGCAACGAAAATGGGGGCGCACTGACAAAGTTGTTTACTGGGCAGTGGATTTTTTTGCTGATCGTTTTGGTAAGGATTCGCTTGCAACTAAAGCTTATAATGCAGCCGACAAAATGGCGGTCAAAAAATCCAACGCGCGCGTAGAGCTTTCGCCGGTTGGTGTTACGGGGCGTAATGAGTATTTGGGCTTGTCTGCAGACGCAATCGCGCCAACTCAGGTTGTGCCGATGGGCGCGTGGTTGGATCGAACTCCAAAAGTGCAAAAATCTGCTTTTAAAGATAAGAAGGTCGTTTACCTGGGCCATTTGGTAGAGCGCCAAGGAGTCGCTACTCTAATCGATGCAATTAAGATTTTGGTGGATGATGGCGAAAAAGTAAAAGCCGAGATTATTGGGGCTGGTCCGTTGCTCGAAGATCTTAAAAAGCAGGCCAAAGATTTAGGCATCGAAAAGAATGTAACTTTTCATGGTTTTGTTAAAGATCATAAAGACGTTGAATCTATTCTAGCTTCGGGGATGTTGGCCGCCGCTCCTTATAAGCACGAAGAGAACTTTGTTCAATTTGCTGATGCCGGCAAGTTAAAAGCTTACTTGGGTGCGGGTTTGCCAATTGTTTTAACTGATGTGCCAAATAATGCACAAGAACTACAAAAGGCTGGCGCGGCTTTTGTGGTAGACGAAGATCCAAAAGCTTTTGCAAAACCTTTAAAAACTCTGCTTAACGACGAGAAGAAATGGTGGGCAGCGCAGCAGTCAGCTATGAAGGTGGCGAAAGAATTTGACTGGAATGTGACGCTCAAAAAAGCAATGGAAAACATTGGAATCGTTGAATAGTTTTAATCTTGTGGTATAGTATTTAAATTCGGCAATACTACTTCTATGAGCCTAGGCTCAGAAGGTGGCGAAGAATGGAAGTTTTCGATTACTCGGATCTGCGACGCACGCGCGTCGTGGAGGAGGAGATCTTCGGTCCGAGCGTCCTGTTCGAACAGGAGCCTGGTCATGAGATGGCCGGTGGTTACATCAGCGATGGTGCCTACGCCGAGCTGCTCGACAAGACGGTGATTGTCTGCGCCGACGTCGTGTTCTACGACCCTTTGGTCAAGACGATCTACCTCGCGACACGCCGTAACCTGCCCATGCGTGGGCTGTGGTGGATTGGCGGCCGGGTTCATGCCGGCGAGACGTCTCTCGGGGCAATCCAGCGGATCGTTCAGCGCGAAACCGGGCTTCGGCTCGACAGCTGGCGGCTCGCGTCGCTGAACTGGATGCCACGATACCACTGGAGCGAGCGCCAGCAGGAGCCGCGGAGAGCCGGCAGCGACAACCTCTGCTTCATGTTCAAGGCGCAAATCAGTCCGCTCGAGGCAATGTCCGCCTGGAGCGGACTGGACGCCAACGAGTACATCAAGGGTGCGGGCCTGTTGGCCTACACTCGCAGTGATCTCAGCGAGCTCCTCGATGCCGGTCGGCTCCATCCCGTCATCTGGCAGGTCTACAACGAGATCTTCCCGTCACGCATCACGCGCATCCGCAACCGACTGGCTGGCGTCATCGCCGGCTGACGGGAAAGAGCACAACAAGTAATGCCGAAAACGCCTCGAGCTCATCGCTCGGGGCGTTTTCAATTCTGCAAAGAAAGTCACGGCACCTCCGCAATACCGATAAAAGCATAAATCATGATGTCCTTCTGTGATTTTGCTTGACGGTGGCGTAGCTTATTAAAGTTTTGTAAGATATAATAAAAGTTCTTATGACTGATTTTTTTGTAAAACTCGTAGTTAATTTGCCAATTTACCCACACTGGCTTGAGCATAAAAAATTGAAACAGGGTAATGCTGTGATCCTTAAAGATATTAGCGGTCGTGTGCTCGAAGTTGGCGCTGGCGATGGATCTAGGAAGCAGCATATTATCGCCGAGTATCCCAATGTTAGTGAATATATAGCCACGGATTATTCAAGCTGGGACGATGAGTTTGAGGGATTTAGTGATATTCCAAACAAGTTCGGTAACGCAGGTGCGATTTTTATGGGTCGCAGCCACAGACACAAACTAGATAAAACTTGCAGCGCAACAGACTTGCCATTTAAGAATAATAGTTTTGACAACCACATTAGCTTTGAGGTTCTTGAGCACATCGACGATCCCGAAGCATTTTTTAAAGAAGCCGCCCGAGTGGTTAAACCAAAAGGCAAAATTATTTTAACTGTGCCTTTTTTGTACCGCGAGCACAAGATGGACTTTCATAGGTATACACCAGACTACTTTAAGTACATTGCAAAAAAGAATGGCCTAGAAATAAAAAACTTTTATCACAATACTGGTTTTGGCACAACTCAAGCGTCTCTAGCCAACCAATGGTTTGTGCGAAAAGTTCTTGAATCGCCTATTTTTCTAAGGCCTGTTTATTTGCTAGCTAGCCCATTTGCATTTGTGCTTAATAATGTTTTGGGGTACTTAATCGATCTAAATCCAGATCGTCGTTTTGCCACACGTTTTCATATTGTTCTAGAAAAAGCATAGCTTGGCTATTTTAAATCTATATTGTCAATAATAATACTAGGCTGTTCCTTGCCCAGATAATTTAGCGAAATAGGTTTGTTTATATCTACCAAAACTTCAACCTGGGTTGGGCTCGTTTGGGCTAATCCTTGCCAGATAATTTGATTTTCTTGAGCCAAACTAAAATCCGCACCGTCAGCGCTTGCCGCTAGCCTAAAACTCAAAAGCTTGTTGCCTGTGGCTGACGCAACTTTACCACTTTTGAGGTCAAAGATTGCAATCTCGGCAGATTTTTTAAGAACATAGGCAGCTTCGGTGTAATTTTGATTAAAAAGTACCGACTTCTCAAAACCTACCCCAGGCACAGCTAGCAAATTATCTGCATCTTGGTGCGCAACAACTTTGTAAGCGAAAAGCTGGCCGTTTTGCTCACCATGACTATCGTCCCAGATAATCTTTTCTAGACCAGGTAGGGCGGGCATATCTACCTTATTTTGTGTGTGAACCACAACAATATCCACGCCTAAGGCTGCAAGTGCTGGTGCAGTTTGGGGATCAGATAAATCACGTAAACCATTTCGTAAAACAGCATGTGCGTTACCTGCCCTAAA
Protein-coding regions in this window:
- a CDS encoding oligosaccharide flippase family protein — protein: MNLSQNLRGHWKKNTFLRNNIIVFFGSILTSAFSYFYYPIMARMLSIEEFGEIQTLVSLLTQASLIFGAINIVSVVLIASSKRNKHGERFIFELQKLTLYIAIGVSLTVAICSMWVTNFFHFPSVWPLLITLAAFIAGVPVVFWNSYLQARQNFTAMNAFGLVGAAGKLILAVFLVFLGWGAIGAALAVLLGQFAALTFARMRYDVPRLTELFKERLPNWKVLKVELRYTAMVIVVSLSITLLYSGDILLVKHYQSPEEAGAYAGIASIARIIFFLTLPFATVLLPAVHSEWKQREKTLKRSFTLVIGLGAFVAVVFWAFAPQIVSLMVGSRYIDYAYLLPELSLAILLMSIANILFYYMLSIRSIASLFISVIGVVTFFGLSTFNHSTSEQIVINMIGSSIVTVTLLVVTLSVWPRVSRVLTSKINLETKE
- a CDS encoding glycosyltransferase, whose amino-acid sequence is MKSRKINESTFTIVSNGYADGPAQALRDYLIKHKAKRVTTIAHPLVPEGDNLHIITEYANGKKTEKSYRLPHKPPFTYPFDLVVPAIPKKTTVWFGFNNLAVLRGLEQRKWGRTDKVVYWAVDFFADRFGKDSLATKAYNAADKMAVKKSNARVELSPVGVTGRNEYLGLSADAIAPTQVVPMGAWLDRTPKVQKSAFKDKKVVYLGHLVERQGVATLIDAIKILVDDGEKVKAEIIGAGPLLEDLKKQAKDLGIEKNVTFHGFVKDHKDVESILASGMLAAAPYKHEENFVQFADAGKLKAYLGAGLPIVLTDVPNNAQELQKAGAAFVVDEDPKAFAKPLKTLLNDEKKWWAAQQSAMKVAKEFDWNVTLKKAMENIGIVE
- a CDS encoding NUDIX hydrolase — its product is MEVFDYSDLRRTRVVEEEIFGPSVLFEQEPGHEMAGGYISDGAYAELLDKTVIVCADVVFYDPLVKTIYLATRRNLPMRGLWWIGGRVHAGETSLGAIQRIVQRETGLRLDSWRLASLNWMPRYHWSERQQEPRRAGSDNLCFMFKAQISPLEAMSAWSGLDANEYIKGAGLLAYTRSDLSELLDAGRLHPVIWQVYNEIFPSRITRIRNRLAGVIAG
- a CDS encoding methyltransferase domain-containing protein; the protein is MTDFFVKLVVNLPIYPHWLEHKKLKQGNAVILKDISGRVLEVGAGDGSRKQHIIAEYPNVSEYIATDYSSWDDEFEGFSDIPNKFGNAGAIFMGRSHRHKLDKTCSATDLPFKNNSFDNHISFEVLEHIDDPEAFFKEAARVVKPKGKIILTVPFLYREHKMDFHRYTPDYFKYIAKKNGLEIKNFYHNTGFGTTQASLANQWFVRKVLESPIFLRPVYLLASPFAFVLNNVLGYLIDLNPDRRFATRFHIVLEKA